Proteins from a genomic interval of Quercus lobata isolate SW786 chromosome 11, ValleyOak3.0 Primary Assembly, whole genome shotgun sequence:
- the LOC115969315 gene encoding trimethyltridecatetraene synthase-like has product MELTSWAAVLAMAWLAALLFFFKNNPLRFHKLKLPPGPKPWPIIGNLNSIGPLPHQSFHKLSQKFGPLMQLKFGSVPVVVASSAEMAKQFLKTHDHIFACRPQTAAGKYTTYNYTNISWAPYGPYLRQGRKIYLSELFSSKQLESFEYIRVEERRALLSRLCALSGKPIRLKEHLSRLTLSVISRIVLGKKYFSESEYESSIVTLKEFQDMLDELFLLNGVLNIGDWIPWLDFLDLQGYVKRMKAITKKFDRFHDHVIGEHKAKRESVKDFVPKDMVDLLLKLADDPNIDVKLTYDNIKALTQDLVAGGTDTSATTVEWAMSELMKQPHLIRKATEELDRIIGRDRWVEEKDIPQLPYIDAIMKETMRKHPVAVLLAPHLALQDCNVAGYDIRKGTTIFINTWSIGRDPSIWDAPEEFRPERFLGKAIDVKGQNFELLPFGSGRRMCPGYSLGLKMISSSLANMLHGFEWKLPDNMKPEDLNMEEIYGLATPRKFPLVAVMKPRLPLHLY; this is encoded by the exons ATGGAGCTCACTTCTTGGGCTGCTGTTTTAGCCATGGCATGGCTAGCTGCTTTgctctttttcttcaaaaataacCCCCTTCGATTCCACAAGCTAAAACTTCCACCAGGACCCAAACCTTGGCCTATCATAGGCAATCTAAACTCTATTGGTCCTCTCCCTCACCAATCCTTTCATAAATTGTCTCAAAAGTTCGGGCCACTTATGCAACTTAAGTTCGGGTCTGTCCCAGTAGTGGTTGCCTCATCTGCCGAAATGGCAAAGCAATTCCTAAAAACACATGATCACATCTTTGCATGTAGACCCCAAACTGCTGCTGGGAAATACACCACTTATAACTACACCAATATCTCATGGGCACCTTATGGACCATATTTGCGCCAAGGGCGTAAGATATATCTCTCTGAGCTATTTAGCTCGAAACAACTAGAGTCCTTTGAGTATATTCGTGTCGAAGAAAGGCGTGCTCTTCTCTCACGCTTATGTGCCTTGTCTGGGAAGCCGATTAGGCTGAAAGAGCATCTCTCGCGCCTTACATTAAGCGTCATAAGCAGAATTGTATTGGGCAAGAAGTATTTCAGTGAGTCTGAATACGAGTCTTCAATAGTGACACTCAAAGAATTTCAAGATATGTTAGACGAACTGTTCTTGCTAAATGGGGTGTTGAACATTGGGGACTGGATACCATGGCTCGATTTCTTGGACTTGCAGGGATACGTGAAGCGAATGAAGGctatcacaaaaaaatttgatcGATTCCACGACCATGTTATTGGTGAACATAAGGCAAAGAGAGAAAGCGTGAAAGATTTTGTGCCAAAGGATATGGTGGATTTATTATTAAAGCTTGccgatgatcctaatattgatGTTAAGCTCACTTATGACAATATCAAAGCGCTCACTCAG GATCTTGTAGCAGGAGGTACAGATACCTCTGCAACTACTGTGGAATGGGCTATGTCTGAACTCATGAAGCAACCACATCTCATCAGAAAGGCAACGGAAGAACTGGATCGGATTATTGGAAGAGACAGATGGGTAGAAGAGAAAGACATCCCACAGCTTCCTTATATTGATGCAATTATGAAAGAAACAATGAGAAAACACCCTGTTGCCGTATTGCTTGCACCACATTTGGCTCTTCAAGACTGCAATGTAGCTGGTTATGACATTCGCAAAGGAACAACAATATTCATAAACACTTGGAGTATAGGAAGGGATCCATCAATATGGGATGCACCAGAAGAGTTCCGCCCAGAGAGATTTTTGGGTAAGGCTATTGATGTGAAGGGACAAAATTTTGAGCTATTGCCGTTTGGTTCAGGGAGGAGGATGTGCCCTGGGTATAGCCTTGGACTAAAGATGATTAGCTCCAGCTTGGCTAATATGTTGCATGGATTTGAGTGGAAATTGCCAGACAAtatgaagccagaagatttgaaCATGGAGGAAATTTATGGCTTGGCTACGCCTAGAAAATTTCCACTTGTTGCAGTCATGAAGCCACGACTCCCGCTTCATCTTTATTAG